The genome window TCGGTCATCCTTTGCTTCCCATCTGCCAGAAACGCTCTAACTTGGTGTGACAATCCTTTCTTGACTtatccaaaataaaattgaatatgTTAAAGGCACTGGCAAAAGTTTTGGCTAGCGTTGACCTCTTCCTTCCAGGGCTTGTGGGACAGCTTTTTGTACATCGTAGGCGAAGATCCTTTCACTCTGTGGGTTAACGGTACGACAATCTTGAACTTGGTGGTTTATTGGCTTATTGGGGGAATCTACACGATTTTAAATGTCACCAATAAACCCGCCGCTCTGCGCCGATACAAGATGCAACCAGGATCAAACGAACCTGTTGACTACAAGAAATTGTCCAGAGTAAGTTGCATTCGTTTCCgacaaaagaaaatatgtcCTTCGTTTAGGTTTTAGTGTGGGTGCTCTTCAACCAAATCGTAGTTGGTTACGTCACTGCTTGGATATTGTACAAAGCGATGTCCTGGCGGGGTTACCCCGAACCGCATCACCTCCCCAGTCTCCTCCAATTCCTCAGCGAAACTTTCTTCCACGTGCTCGTGGAGGAAGTCGCTTTCTACTATTCTCACAGGTAAATCTCGTTTGATACAATTCCCATCTtatgaaattgtttttatcaGACTTCTTCACACTCGCTATCTGTACAAGTTCATCCACAAGCGCCACCACGAGTGGACTTCCCCAATCGCTGTCACCGCCATCTACTGTCACCCGATCGAACATTTCATCTCAAATCTCTTGCCTCCATGTTTGGGAGTCTTCATTATGGGCTCCCACATCCTGACGACCTGGACTTGGTTCATTTTGGCCCTCTTTACGACTCTAAATGCACATTGTGGTTATCACATTCCTCTCTTCCCGTCGCCTGAAGCTCACGATTACCACCACCTCAAGTACGAAGACTGTAAGATACGTGGCGTTCTAATCGCACTTCTTTTTCAGATTTAACAACTGTTTTGGCGTGATAGGGGTCTTGGATCGTCTCCACAAGACCGATGCCAATTTCCGCGCGTCACACGTTTACAAACGCCACGTTATGTTAAACTTTGACCTTTTAAACGACCAAATCAACCTGAAAAGCTAAAAAAGCatgactaatttttttttttgtaaattaaaggATTTGTTTGGGTGATATGGTATTTTTTGGGTGATGGTTTGGGTCACTGTACTATTATTTGAGTGTAGAAATAAATATACTGACTGTGAAACGGTCcgtttatttacaaaaaatagcaTCTAATATTTCTTCAGCGTTTTCCGGATGAGGGCCAACCTCTGCTTGTGCGCCTCCGTTGTCAGGCTCCTCTTGTACGGCCTCAGCTCATCCGTGCCGAACCCGGGGGTCCACATGTTGTAATTTCTGTTGAGGAACTGCTGGACGTCCTTAACTTCAATAGTGTTAACGTGACGGTTCTTGGCGATGAGCGCCGCACCGTGCAGGCACCGATCCACGAACTCGTCCACATAATTCAAAATGATCTCCTCGACTTCGTCTTCTAGATTCAAGGTCGAGTCGGTGTCGCGCACCAAATCCTGGAGCCTCTGCTTGGTAAGTATTTGCGCCTGTTCGCTCGACGACGATTGGAGGGCCTTCACGGGGTTCTGGACGGTTTGTACACCTACGAGGCTGGCGCCCGCCATCGAAATTGTCTCCACTACGATCCCAGTTTTGATCTCGTTCGATTGATCCACGGTCGAGGGGGCGTGCGCTAGGGCTGTTAGCGGAATTCCGTTGTTTGCATTAACGTTCGTCATGATCGCGTGCGGGATGGGGACCTGATTTATGACGATGTTTTGGGGCTGGATCAGGTTATTGGTCAAGTTGGGCACAGACATTGTTCGAGCAATGGACCGCGAACGAcacaaagtgaggttaggtcaTAGTCAACACTGACACGACCACAATCTCGAGCACAACCGATTTCACTTACAAAAAGGTTTATTTGCGAGATAGCGTGCAAAAATCCAAGACAATGTTGCTAAATTCGCAAATATTTCAACATCCTACTTATGCGTTACTTTCTCTTCGCTTGACAACAATAGAAACGTCACGGTAACAGAACACCAACCAATTACCAATTATTTGTATTTCTATGCTCGTTGCTATGTGCAACCATAGAAAATCCTATCGttaaatgacatttgacaACTTCAACTTTGACAGttgattacaaattacaaTTGTGAATTGACTATTGTGATTGACAGTTTATCGTaaagtttattgaaaaaatcttttaatgCTCATTGTGGTGGTTTGAAATGTCCGAAACGGTGTTGTACCAGTGCCGTTTGTGCCTCAAAGACTCCCAGTTTTGTTATTCCCTGTTCGACGAAGACGTCACTGAAATAATCGAAAGTTTCACATCCATTAAGGTTAGGATTTTATTATTCCATATTTGTGTTTATTTAATCCGAGCTTTGGGGCTTTCAGATCGACGAAGACGACAATTTGCCGTCGATATGTTGCTCCCAATGCCTGGAAGATATTTACGTAGTGTACAAAATCCGTTGCCGCATCATAGAATCTGACAAAATCTTGCGAGAGCGATTGGCTCAAAAAGGCAACATTTCCGCGGACCAAAAACCTATCAAAATCGAAACAGAAGAAAAAGCCGGCGACGACAACGAAACCATCCCTGAATTAGTAATAATCAAAGATGAAAACGATTCGAATTTGATCCCCGAAGACTCGACAGTGGAAGAAGTGGAAATCACGATTAATCCCGAACTGAACgaagttttcaaaaaacaaatcgaACTGAAGCGAAAAGCGACCACACCCAAATCCGAAAATAACTTCGAATGCACAGAATGCAACATCCGTTTTAATTTCCACAAATATTACCTCCAGCACATGAAAAAGCATGACATCTTGAGCGTTTGCAAAATTTGCGGCCGCCAAGTCCTTACTTGCAACTACAGACGGCACCTGGAAGTGCACAAATCGTCGCCCAAAGTGTGCGAACTATGCGGGGCCGTTGCAAAAAACGCCGAGAGTTTGCGGGGCCACATGTTCTACATGCACAAAAGTACCGCAGAACAGTACAAATGTAAACAATGCGGCAAGTTTTACAGGTACAAGTATAAATATCAATTGCACGTGCGCAAGGCCCACGGGGGCGACAAGACGCACATTTGCGAGGTTTGCGGCAAAGCTTTTTACACCGCGAGAGACGTAAATCGGCACATTCAGATGACTCACATGAAACTGAGGCCGTACGTTTGTCAATATTGCAATAAAGGGTTCAGCAGCTCGTACGCCAGGAGAACTCATGTGAGGCAGCACACCAATGAAAAGCCCTTCAAGTGCGAGATTTGTGCTGAAGGGTTCAGGCAACGAGTGTCCTTGAAAACGCACTTGAAATCGAAGCACGGAATTACGCAGATTACGGAGCATAACATACATAATCCAGAGCCCCCCAAAGTTGAGGATGGGGTCTGAGTAATTCATCATCTGGATAAAATGTCTGtgattttggtttttaatGTGCTAATTTGATTGTATAATGTATAATAGGTcccgatttgtttttatatattaatacataataattagtGTACGCTAGCGTGtttttatttcacattatctgttccaattttgaatttagcgCCAAAATTATGGTTATCCCATTGGTCGGTGCGTAACCCGTGTGTGCACATCGTTTtcggtcaaaaaaattattaccacGAATGGGAGTTAGTTTTTAAACGATAAATTAACAGTTACGATTGATAAAAACTTGAGTGGGATTTAAATGCGAATATTGCATCAGCTTCCTTTAacctgtcatctgtcaaaagatATCAGCTGTTcgctttttgcaaaaataaccaaaaaagttaattttttgtgcAGTGCAGGACCAAAAAACGGCCAATGTTCTCAGTAAGTTGCAAAATTCTACTGTTAATGTAATGTTATCAGTGCTAATTAACAAAATTCCTGAAACCAACCAATTTCTGATTAATGATTTTTCAAGAATTTCCCCCCTAATCAGTAACAAGTTAAATGGCCCTCCAAAGCCAGGTTGTAACAAACCAAAGCGTTTAAGTTCTACGATGAGCGAACAGCGACACAGACGAAATGAACCGGGTACCAGTTCGAGTTACAACCTGCATTACAGTAACCATCGCCCTGTTGTCCATAATCATCTATCGAGGGTACAGAACAAACGGAAGCAAAACGAGAAACGAGCCGAGGAAAGTATTTTTGGTGCTAGTTCCCCCAATTTGATACAGTTTAACGGTTTTGGGGTGAGACCTCCTGTGTGGGCACCCAGACCACCCCGTAACTATAGTTTggtttatcaaaattttttgcgagCAGTATTACCACCACATTTAAGTAATCACTGCTTTCACAGACCTAACTTGGGAAATCAACAAAGGAACACTCATAGCGCTGCCAGCAATGGTAACatttcaatacattttttttcttttgtgttaAATAAAACCTTTCAGTGGGGGAACCTTCCATAAATGATCTGCGATTTTGGGAAAAACTCTCGACTAAGAGTGAAAAATCGGGATTCGCGTTTACTATCATGACTTACAACGTCCTGGCGCAGGACCTTATAGAACAACACCCCTACTTGTACAGTCTGCACAATAGAGAATTCCTGCAGTGGCAAGTTAGGTGGAACAATCTAATCGCGGAAATTCGCCATTTTAATCCTGACGTACGAAATAGTTTCAAAAGtcgccacaaaaattactgACGATGAAATTCCAGATATTGTGTCTCCAGGAAGTGCAAGGGTCGCATTTGAAAACATACTTTTCGAGTCTGGGGTCATTAGGTAATTTTTTGCGataacttttaaattaaatactaGGAGGGTGAACAACTGCAGGATATCTAGGGTTGTACAAGCAGCGCACCGGCATCAGAACCGACGGTTGCGCCATCTACTTCAAACAAGATCTAGTGAACCTGATCGAGCACACGACCGTCGAGTACAACCAACCCAACGTGCCGATGTTGGACCGCGACAACGTCGCCATCATCGCGAAATTCTCCCCGAAAAACAACCCCGACAAAGAATTCGTCGTCGCCACGACACATCTCTTGTACAATCCCAAGAGACAAGACGTCAGACTGGCCCAGACTCAACTGTTGCTCACAGAGGTCGACCGTATCGCCTTCGGCAAAAGGTGAGTCACACCGGTCGTTCAGAACGCAGTCCTCACTTCGCTTGTAGAAACAACTACCTGCCTGTCATAGTGACAGGTGATCTGAATTCGACGCCGGACTCGGCGGTGTACAAATTCATCACCACCGGAAGACTCAAATACGAAGAGTTGTCGCCAAGATCGTTGCAAAACGGGACTGCGGGACCCAAAACCGGGAAAAATTTCTTGCCGACTTCGCTGAGGATCACAGGTGAGTCGTCACCTTTGTCGCAAGAGGTGGATCATAGATTTGATCGATACGCAGACCAGTGCCAACACGCCGATTTGCTTCCGAAACGGGAGAAAAATGGCAGCATCCCGCGTTCCGAAGAGCTGAAACTGATCGAACTGAAACACAGCGAACGTCAACAGGAAGATGCGAAAAATAGAACGGCGAACAAGAACGAGAAGAAGTTGTTTGCTTCGGGTACTCTCTCTCATAAATTCTCGCTGCAGTCGGTTTATAAACACCAGATGAACGGAGACGTGGAAGGGACAACCTTCCAAGACAAATGGGTTTCAGTCGATTACATCTTCTTCAGGTATTGTAGAAAGTGTGTGAAGATGCAAGAATTGAGCGATGAGTTTTTAGCAAAAGACAACCGAACGTGGACGACTTGACTTTACTGGAACGGTACAAACTCCCCACGGAGAGTCAATTGGGGAACGTAAAAATTCCCAACACGCACCTGGGCTCGGATCACTTGTCTCT of Tenebrio molitor chromosome 6, icTenMoli1.1, whole genome shotgun sequence contains these proteins:
- the Taf12 gene encoding transcription initiation factor TFIID subunit 12, giving the protein MSVPNLTNNLIQPQNIVINQVPIPHAIMTNVNANNGIPLTALAHAPSTVDQSNEIKTGIVVETISMAGASLVGVQTVQNPVKALQSSSSEQAQILTKQRLQDLVRDTDSTLNLEDEVEEIILNYVDEFVDRCLHGAALIAKNRHVNTIEVKDVQQFLNRNYNMWTPGFGTDELRPYKRSLTTEAHKQRLALIRKTLKKY
- the angel gene encoding protein angel isoform X1, with product MRILHQLPLTCHLSKDISCSLFAKITKKVNFLCSAGPKNGQCSQISPLISNKLNGPPKPGCNKPKRLSSTMSEQRHRRNEPGTSSSYNLHYSNHRPVVHNHLSRVQNKRKQNEKRAEESIFGASSPNLIQFNGFGVRPPVWAPRPPRNYSLVYQNFLRAVLPPHLSNHCFHRPNLGNQQRNTHSAASNVGEPSINDLRFWEKLSTKSEKSGFAFTIMTYNVLAQDLIEQHPYLYSLHNREFLQWQVRWNNLIAEIRHFNPDILCLQEVQGSHLKTYFSSLGSLGYLGLYKQRTGIRTDGCAIYFKQDLVNLIEHTTVEYNQPNVPMLDRDNVAIIAKFSPKNNPDKEFVVATTHLLYNPKRQDVRLAQTQLLLTEVDRIAFGKRNNYLPVIVTGDLNSTPDSAVYKFITTGRLKYEELSPRSLQNGTAGPKTGKNFLPTSLRITDQCQHADLLPKREKNGSIPRSEELKLIELKHSERQQEDAKNRTANKNEKKLFASGTLSHKFSLQSVYKHQMNGDVEGTTFQDKWVSVDYIFFSKRQPNVDDLTLLERYKLPTESQLGNVKIPNTHLGSDHLSLLAKFLLKV
- the LOC138132480 gene encoding gastrula zinc finger protein XlCGF46.1-like, with amino-acid sequence MSETVLYQCRLCLKDSQFCYSLFDEDVTEIIESFTSIKIDEDDNLPSICCSQCLEDIYVVYKIRCRIIESDKILRERLAQKGNISADQKPIKIETEEKAGDDNETIPELVIIKDENDSNLIPEDSTVEEVEITINPELNEVFKKQIELKRKATTPKSENNFECTECNIRFNFHKYYLQHMKKHDILSVCKICGRQVLTCNYRRHLEVHKSSPKVCELCGAVAKNAESLRGHMFYMHKSTAEQYKCKQCGKFYRYKYKYQLHVRKAHGGDKTHICEVCGKAFYTARDVNRHIQMTHMKLRPYVCQYCNKGFSSSYARRTHVRQHTNEKPFKCEICAEGFRQRVSLKTHLKSKHGITQITEHNIHNPEPPKVEDGV
- the LOC138132484 gene encoding fatty acid hydroxylase domain-containing protein 2-like; the protein is MKQSKQNKRSPVSEESTQNRAPKIPPTLSPWSILIALTSVILCFPSARNALTWHWQKFWLALTSSFQGLWDSFLYIVGEDPFTLWVNGTTILNLVVYWLIGGIYTILNVTNKPAALRRYKMQPGSNEPVDYKKLSRVLVWVLFNQIVVGYVTAWILYKAMSWRGYPEPHHLPSLLQFLSETFFHVLVEEVAFYYSHRLLHTRYLYKFIHKRHHEWTSPIAVTAIYCHPIEHFISNLLPPCLGVFIMGSHILTTWTWFILALFTTLNAHCGYHIPLFPSPEAHDYHHLKFNNCFGVIGVLDRLHKTDANFRASHVYKRHVMLNFDLLNDQINLKS
- the angel gene encoding protein angel homolog 2 isoform X2, giving the protein MNRVPVRVTTCITVTIALLSIIIYRGYRTNGSKTRNEPRPNLGNQQRNTHSAASNVGEPSINDLRFWEKLSTKSEKSGFAFTIMTYNVLAQDLIEQHPYLYSLHNREFLQWQVRWNNLIAEIRHFNPDILCLQEVQGSHLKTYFSSLGSLGYLGLYKQRTGIRTDGCAIYFKQDLVNLIEHTTVEYNQPNVPMLDRDNVAIIAKFSPKNNPDKEFVVATTHLLYNPKRQDVRLAQTQLLLTEVDRIAFGKRNNYLPVIVTGDLNSTPDSAVYKFITTGRLKYEELSPRSLQNGTAGPKTGKNFLPTSLRITDQCQHADLLPKREKNGSIPRSEELKLIELKHSERQQEDAKNRTANKNEKKLFASGTLSHKFSLQSVYKHQMNGDVEGTTFQDKWVSVDYIFFSKRQPNVDDLTLLERYKLPTESQLGNVKIPNTHLGSDHLSLLAKFLLKV